The DNA region ATAAAATTGTAGGAAAAGTTAGAGAACTCCCCTGAAAAATGTTGAGCATCGTAAAGAAACATCATCTACTGCGGCGGTGGAGAAGTGAGAGCGTGGCTCGGTTATGAAAGTTAGAGCAGACGAATGGCGAGCGGCTGGTGGGTCGCGTCGACGCTAGAGCAGGTGGAGCGAGATGGGAGAGGGATTTGGAGAGAGGATTTGGAGGCTCCTGtgagagagagaaaaaaaactAGGTTAAGAAAATTTGTTTTTAGGTtaagaaaatttgtttttttagaaAACTAAAATATGTTCACAGCAGTAGAGGTATTTCAACAAGGCGTGGCCACTCCTTGTGCGAAAACCTCTACTGGAccaaaatgttttttaaaaaaaaattgagtaaaGGTGTTTCAACAAGGCGTGGCCACGTCTTGTTCGAAAACCTCTATtggaacaaaataaaaaataaaaagaactaAAATTTGGGTTGTCTCCCAATCAGCGCCTCTTTTTGTGGTCGTTGGCTCGACTTCATTCTTTCTTGTTGCTCATGGTGGTTCAAATATGGTCACTTTTTCCCCTTAATTCCACTTGAGTATTTTTATAGCAAATTTCAGCATTTGACtgttttttttgaattttttggaaATCCATATTCCTGGAATATTTCCTCCCTTTTTTTTGAGTACATGCTTGGGTCGATCTGGAAGAAGTTTTCGCGCAATTTTAGATGTCTGTGAATCAAAGagagaaaatataatattataattttcaatAGGTCTTTCAATAATTTCCTCTAAATCATTCTTATCaacatttttgaattttattttgactAGTGATTAGCGATATCAAGAGTATTAATAGTGATTTCACTAACAGGATATTTCATGGTATCATAAATATTAAACTTAACAATCTCACCATCAAATTCCATAGTAAGAGTACCACTGTTAACATCAATGACAGACTTTGAAGTTTTCAAAAATGGTCTTTTTAGCAAAATTTGACTgtttaaataatcattttccATGTCAAGCACATAAAAGTCAGCAGAAAAAACCAAAATTTCAAGTTTCACAAGAACATCTTCAATTACACCTCCAGGATAAACAGTGGACCTATCAGCCAACTGGATCACAATGTCGGTTTCAGTCAGAGGTCCAAgttccaaataattataaaaagaaTCAGGCATGACATTGATATAAGCACCTAAATCCAACATAGCCTTTTCAAGTCTAGTATCACCAATAGTACAAGGGATATAAAACATACCTGAATCACTGCATTTGATAGGAACAGTTTTTTGAATGACTGCAGAAACATGTTCTCCTACCTTTTCCCTTTTACACCCTTCAACTTATGTCTCTTTTTTGTAGTACACAATTCTTTTAAAGTTTTAGCACAACGAGGTACTGGTTTAATAGAATCTAATGAAGGAATATTTATCTCACCTCTACAAAGAGTGTCATTCAACTCCTTGATACTTTCACATTTCTTGTGCAATGCAAGAGGGAATGGGGGAATAGGTTTATACTCAAATAGAGGAGAAAACATACCTTTCAGAGCATCATcttgattgattattttatccTCAACTTTTATCTCATTCTCTTCCTTTTGCTCGGCTGATTCTTGTACCCCAATTTCTTGAACATCCAATTCTTTACAATTTATCAAAGTAATTGCACTCAGATTCTCTCTTTGATTCACCACTGGCTGAGAAGGTATATTATCTAAATTTTGTGCTTCCAACTTGTGAATTGAGGTCGCCAACTGTCCCACTTGAGTGCTCAAATTCTGAATGCTAGCCCTCGTTTCCTGTTGATGTTTTTGAGTTTTCTCAGCTAAGGTCTTCACAATTTCATCTAGGGACATACCTGAGTTAGAGGCTTGCACAGGCGACGGATGTTTGTGATAATTTTGTTGTGGATATTCCTGTTGACCTCCTTGATTCCTATAGCTGAAATTCGGGTGATCTTTCCATCCTGGATTGAAGCTATTAGAATATGGATCGTATCGGCGTTGAGGTTGTCCAGGAAATCCGTCGATTGAATTAACTTGTTGTGGGGGATCTTCCTGTAGTATAGGGCACATATACGTCGAATGTCCAACCATCATGCATATCCCACAAGCTTTGACCTGTTGTACCTGTCCTACAACCAAATTTTCCAAAAGAGATGTCAAAGAATCTAACTTTTGATCAATAGGACTAGTGCTTACCTCATTAATTTGTCGTGGGGTTATCTTGCCTAGTTCCAAATTGCTGTGCATTGGCAGCCATGTTGGAGATTAGAGCTCGTGCCTCTTGAGGCGTTTTGTTCACCAATGCACCTCCACTTGCAGCATCAATCATGTTCCTATCAAAAAGCGAGAGTCCCTCATAAAAATATTGAACTAGTAGCTGTTCTGGAATCTGGTGTTGTGGACAACTTGCACACAACTGCTTGAATCTCTCCCAATACTCATACAAAGTTTCCTCGTGTAGCTGTCAAATCCCACAAATGTCTTTTCTAATATTTGCTGCTCGTGAATCTGGGAAGAACTTCTCAAAAAATTGTTGTTTCATATTGTCCCAAGTTATTATGGATCCAGAAGGCAAGTAGTAGAGCCAATCTTTAGCCTTGTCGGCTAAAGAGAATGGAAAAGCTCGCAGTGAAATTTGTTCCTCTGTGATCCCTTGCGATTTCATGGCTGTGCAAAcaatatgaaactctttcagaTGTTTATGGGGATCTTCACCTGCAAGACCACGAAAAGTAGGCAATAAATGAATCAagccatattttaattcaaaagTAGCATCAGTATTATGGAATTAAATGCATAATAGTTGTTGAATAACATTAGGATTAGCTAACTCCCTAAGTGTTCTTTGAGATTGTCCTGCCATTTCTTCTTGGTCATTTTCACTTCTTTCAATCTCAAGATCAACGTCCGATTCTCTTTCTGTATAGTCGGAGTCCAATGATGCGTTCAAATcaggagatgatgatgatggttgATTTTCACGCCTTAATCTTGCTTCTTTTCTCAATCTCTTAGCTGTATTCTCGATTTCCGTAATGTATTCGAGTTCACCTGTACAAGAAGAATGaggcaaaaaataaaataaaaaaaatcaaaagaaattaTCCTTACACcgatccccggcaacggcgccaaaataTGGTGTGCTGTCGTTGACCACCAAATTAATTCCTacccttttaaataaaaaagagTGTAATGGTGAGTAGGGTTGAATCTATAGGGAACGgtagatttattttttttgataataaaaataaaaaaaggggtttgttttgataattactaaataaaataacctAAACTAAAATGACTAAGCAAGAAAAATACTGAATCTAGAATTGAAAATTAATCGACAAGAATAAACTGAAGAATTTATTATGAGAAAATACTGATTCAAGGGGATTCTACGATTTAATTATCTCACTGTTCATCGGTTAACCAATCATTTATTCATGTTATTCCAagcaattaaccttagaataatagggatagccgctaaaattcttgCGTTTTCCTAAATTAATTGATCAAACTCAGCATTTAGTCAAAACTTACCAATAATCAATTGGGCAAGaagcgttccatattaattaaagataGCATTTTAGTTtcgtgaaaacagttaatcctaaaatctaacaaccgagatagaACAACACATCTAACctcatgacaattacggatcactAAATTCATGGTTAGCATTAGAAAATCATACatcaaattaaattgtcagattaattgACGTATAAcattcatataattaaatcataaatcaatgAATACTTGGGAAAAcaagaataataaattaaagtgAAAAAACCTCGtagtgataaaattaaaatagtagACTATCTCATGAATCAGACTAAGAAAATTAGCCTAACATGGTTTGATCTACaatatccatgaaaaataaataagaaaacaTAAAGAAATGCAAACTATTGTGTTGGGAGAAAAATGGGAGTCCTGCGCCTTCTTTTCGTACGTGATGATGGAGTGGTTGGAGAGTTCTTTTTCCAATCTAATTCTTCAATTCTTGTGCTGCGGCTGTCTTGGTACATGGAGTGGTAGATTtgggttttattttatttaagctaAAAAGCCCACTAATTTCTTAATTAACCctaaatcttaaaatataaaataatagataatatcTTATCTAGAGCTTCCCTCCAAGAATTTCCActaaatcagatacaataattaATTCCTTCAAATTTTGCATAATCTTCACAAAATTAGATTTTccacttcttgcaattttaGGTAGCTGAAACATAACcacaaggcgtggccacgccttgttCCAGGACCTCTTCTGGTTTGGCCATTCTCTTTCAAAACTCTATCTTGGAAACTTCAATGTGATAAACATCACCTTTTTAACTCGAATTAGCTCCAAAACCGTGAAAGTTCCTCCTACaataaaattacataaaaatgtATCAATTAAACACATCGGAGGTTAGAATAAtgggaaatatgaaaataaaaattctaacTATTATGATCCTAGCAcccttcaagagctaagttgtttacaactcagttggagccaataatcaatctttgtgattgatatgtaaatttctaaacacactatgcatgacatttgtatttatttttgtatttgctacacaccgTCTAGTGGGTGCTcggtttttttaatgaaaatattttattttcaaacttTCGTTGCGTTTCCGGGCATCATTTTTATGTAATGAGATaccaaaaagaagatgcaccttttttatatgagtagtacatgtcaaatcttttaagccctcttcaaccgCACAGTCCCATACCTGAATAGTTTCGGAATCtctctccttccggtgtaagatcggtttATCCATGTTCCCTCTGCCTAGAAGCTTGCCAGGAGCTATTCATTGTccatgcaacctcatggcaccggcgatcaccccctgccctcttcggccctgggcctcacatacccaccagcttccgcttggttcatcCCCGAACCATACCGTACtcagagaggtcggctctgatacctaCTGTAACGGCTAGTgcttaaaaatgctaaattattttttaaactcGACTTTCAAAAATTACTAAATCATGCATGCTTGCACTaccattgaaaattttgcattttaaaataatagcagccgGTTAACCTATaaaatactgcagtttaaaTAAAAGACAAGCCGACAAACCTAGAATTACATTTCAAAATCATGCAAATAAGAAACAAGTAAAAATCTTGGCAAAATCATCAACATGTAAGAAAaagcatataaaatattcatgtcCACTCCTAACTCAAAgacatgatgtgcggaaaatgTGGTCCTCAGGTTcatgtgcgcacatccagccctaCCTGCTCAGACTTCGGCACCTACAGCCCCCTCATCAACAtcttcacctgcatcattcatgcCTAGTGGGTTTAAAGACTCAATAGACCTGTATCGTTATAACAACTACATATATATAGCACACATCATTGAAAAATAATGTAATAAAatacatttcttgaatttaaaagcataaacgtaaacgtgtcgtaaaATAGCATAATGTGTccaaacatgtctcatcatatcatcatatatgtatacattttctttaatagaattcagttcattagttgtggcTTTCGTATCAGTTCTATTCAATtgatccatctatgtataactGCGGTACCCGACGAcagggacatcagtgacagaattacccgtccactgagcctttgCCTCAGCTCACAATATCACATGTAATCGTATTAGttacaaccaactcccatcattcaaaaacgtgtcatcatattaaTCACTTAataacttggaccggggtcccgattttaCCTCGAATCAGCCccaaacttaaccaaattttttccCAACTCAAACCATGACTTAACCCTACTCCACCAGCCCCTAAACCGCTCTTTCCGGAACACTTACGACCCACAAAAAAGCCCAAAAGCTGGTGGAAACTTTTGCTCAACCTAGCCCTACCATAGCCGCAACTTTCGAAACAAACATCGAACCAACACCTAAACAGCTTGGACCAGACTCAAACCAGCCCTTACTAGACCACCTCAGGACCCTCCTGGATGGAACTAACCCGAGCTCACTGCTCCATGTACGCAGCATGACTCACACGCTCGCTAGTTCCCAAAATGCACCAACCGAGCCAACCCTCACCGTCTCCCTCTTGCGGCTCCTAGGACAAGACCATCAGTGTTTGAGCCTTTCCTGACCATGACTTAGACCCCTCAGAGTCTGGTCCAAGGTCTGGAGCCGCCCCTGCACCGTCGGCCTTCCTCCTACCCTCCTATCCACCCGACGCCTTCAACAAATCTCTCGATACGGATGGTACCCTCACCAGCTCGACAATCTGAGGCTCCAACACCTATCAACCGTTGATCCTTGACGTTAACAGCCCCCTAGCACAAAGGTCAGTAGCCCCATTACACAAATAACTCAATAAAACGTGAGCAAGAGTCAAGTGAAACCAATTTTTTCATGTAAACACTACAAAAAATGCCCAAAGACAACCCACAATGTTTATCCGTTGTCATAGcctttttaaaactgttgttaaaacCCCTGTTGTTAAAGGGTTCGCTCAAAGAAACAGTTATTTCACCGTTGTTGTAGCTACAATTAAAACTGTCACaaataaaattagcgacggatttgtGCAAACCGTCGCTAGTAAGTCGTCGCTAAACTTAGttgtttttgaaaaaccgtcgctaaaattagcgacggtatcACATAAAGTCCGTCGCTAAACATGaattccgtcgctaatattttaggtaaaataaaaaaaattacttttaataatttaataaatctaaaaaaacttaCATTATTACTATGCTTAAAATATTCCTGATCTTAACTAAtacttaaaaatttaccaaaaattaaagcgaaaaaatttaccctaaattgaaactaaaatcgtgtaagagataaaaatttgaagtgttgtgaagtgggtGGAAGAAAATGGATCGAAAATGGGGGTATTTATAGAAAGTTCGCGACGGTTATTGGTAAAACCGCCGCTACTAGGGATGGTTGTTGGTAAAACCGGTTTAAATTTTGCGACGATTTAGCTTAtgaccgtcgctatatttagcaACGGTTATGCTAAAACCGTTGCTAAAAGTAGCGACGGTAAACGGTCGCTAAATTAAAACCTGCGACGGTTTTCCTTTAACCGTAGCTAACTTTAGCAACGGTTTTTTCAAAACccgtcgctacatttagcgacagttataagtcaaaccgtcgcaaatttgaAATAGCGACGGCATTGATACAACCTTTGCTAAAGTTAGCGACTTTAGCGACGGGTTTagaaaaactgtcgctaaatgtAGCAACGGTTATAAGCCAAACCATCGCAATTTTGAAATAGCGACGACTTtgctaaaaccgtcgcaaaatgtagcgacggttttagcgAAATCATCGCTAAATATGGCTACAACTTACACAAAACattgttgtttgtccaaaaacacgctaatcgacaacggttttctaaaatcattgttgtttgtccaaaaaagcaagctaatagacaacggttcatAGAACTGTTGTCATAAAcactcaaagacaacggttttatagaaCCGTTGTCACTGACcctaaaaatcgttgtctttgacccctaaaaagacaacggtttttataaaacaatTGTCTTTTgaattttacttaaaaaaacgctctacgacaacggttttaactaaatAGTTAAAACCGGTTTATGTGTGTTGTTGATTAATAAGTTTCTTGTAGTGCAAACTTGTGCATAAACGTGAGATCAAAAGATTTCTCCAACAAATACATACATAACAGCATACATAGCATGAATGATACAATGTGTGCCTTAGCGTTTATACGATCAAAAGCTTGAAGATACGCGCTTTGGATGTGAAAGAAAGAGGCGGGAGAAGCTTCCTTGAAGAAACTATCAATGTACGAAGCTCGATGctgtattttcaaaataaagctgCTAAATGAAGGGTAGGGGGCGGCCACAAAGTGTTAAGTAGGGTTAGGGTTTGCTTAAGTGtagtttattttaataaaatatatactaATGGgcctcaattaaaaataaaaagggttttgagcccattaagcaataaaaaacCCAACACGCCCAATAATActatcgaaaaatatttcatttaggtacgttttttaaaataatgcccAAACTTTCAAAAAGTTCATCGCTTCGCTAAAATTTTTGTaccaattaaaaaatattacccgacgagtaaaaatatccaccaaggcccattttttgaaaaacacaattaaaacacttcatactaattaattaaaattaatcattcaatacaaatatttttcctgattatccccAGTCTCCTTTCCTTGTTCGATCACAAAATGAAACTTATAaccttaatgcatgaaactttaaaataatcatgaaataaactctaaccatgcaataataatgcattacatgcataaaaatcattaaacacatattttaattaaaatcctAGTTTgtatgcattcaggttacgtagttcgaattttctaGACCTTATATATTATATGACAGAGACCCAAGATTTGTATCTCGATTTTAGAAATGTTTTCAAGAAGCTATGGGAACCAAAGTCACTCTCATCACGGTCTATCACCCTCAAACAGATGGCAAAActgaaaggacaattcaaaccttcgaggacatgttgagagcgtGTGCTTCGGATTTTAGTGGGAATTGGATTGAAAAGTTACCTCTAATTGAATTTGCTTATAATAATAGCAATCGCAGTTGTATTgaaatggctccatatgaagcactatatggtcGAAAGTGTAGGTCTCCTCTTTactgggatgaagtcggagaaAAGACTATCACTGGATCGGAGCTTGTTCAAATAACAATTGATAAAGTAGTTATTATAAGATAaaaactcaaggcagctcaagatcgaCAAAAGGGCTGGATTGATTTAAAGCGAAGACCGTTGGAGTTTGAAATCGGTGAGAAAGCTTATGTTAAAGTCTCGCCTATGAAAGGAGTAGTTCGATTATGCAAATCCAGAAAACTAAATCCAAAGTGTGTTAGACCCTTTGAAATACTGAGAAAAGTGGGAACCCTAGCCTATCGGCTGGCTTTACCACCAGAtatgtcaagaattcacaacGTCTTCCACGTCTCACAACTAAGGAAGAGTTTCCCAGATCCAAATTACATTCTTAAAGTTGCACCACCACTAATCGAAGGAAATCTGAATGAAGAACTGAAGtacgaagaagtccctattcgaatagtggacacaaaaAATCAAGTGCTGAGACGCCGaacaattccatatgtcaaGATACAATTGTCAAATCGTACTGaacgagaagcaacttgggaactaGAAGAAAGTATGCGCACTCAATACCCTCATCTCTTTAAAGATTTAAGCTAACctaagtttcgaggacgaaacttcccataAGGAGAGTGGGATGTGAGGACCCAGAATTTCCGAAGCAAATCACGtaagaaaaataattcaactTTTAAATACAAAacttttaattatataaactcaacaatatacgtaaattttcagCTCAAAAAGCTTGGAAAATAGCTCAAAAAGAAACCGAAGCAATGCAAAACCATAAGATTTAAAGGCAAGTTGCTTGGAAGAAGAAACCCTTggctcacaagctaaaaccctcagttCTAGGAAGCTCATTGATGCTTGTCCTAAAAGAGACAAAAAAATCCAGTCATGGGAGGATCTAAAAATATGACATAATCAATGTGTAAGGAGTGACTTTTGAATGCACCAAGGTGACCCTTGATTGTGGATAATCTTTGACCATTTAGAGGCTATTTGGACCATAATCATCAGGTAATTGAAGGGACACATTTCGCTGAAGGAGGGCAAAGGAAAGGCCATTTTTCCCCAAAAAATAATGTATCATATGCTGAAGTAAGTGTTACAAAAATTCTTCCCAAAAAGCTCCCAAACTTTCGACCCCTCATTACCAAAATACCTCTCGGCTTCCGCCGCCAAGGAAGAAGAAGGAAGATATGTTCCGGCTATTTCATGTTGTGCGTTGCTGTCCAAGTTTGATTACGATTTATCCAAGATTAAGCGAGTTTTGAACCCCATCTTTGAATTTCAGTAAGTAGGCTTTtgctatatatatttctttgtaagtgggtttttggcATCAGTATTTTATGACATGCTTGTTTATTATAAGTGCGtctaattatttttgaaatatgttacaatatattttaaaatttcgatcgatgtaCTATATGTTCATTATGTTCTCGAACTCCTTTGATTCTTCTAAGTCCATTCGAAATTCTGATAAGTGAtgtttgataaattttattttgtaataCACTGTTATAATTCTAGTTGGATATGGAACGAAGATTGTAAATTCTATCTGGCTCCAATCAATAGGTATAAAAatgtgttctgtctggccctcATCGGTGGGCATAAAAATGTGTTCTGTTCTCACCCCTCagaggactaacatatgtgGAACAATTTGCCATGGATAACAAGATGAATAacagtgttttttttttctgatttgTTCTGCTATGAATTGTTATGATAATCTCTATTCCACATTTtgattctgattttttttttctgatatGATAATGTCGATATACTACGTTTTGAAAATTTGTTAAAAGATGATTTTAAGATGTCTTTATATATACTtgtggaaatcgatcgacccccacttgctgagtatttccaaAAACACTCACCCTTACATCTCTCCATGATAAGAATGAGGATCAATTGAACGAGGAAGAACATGAGgcgttctggggctggtgataGTATCAATAGATCAAAGATCAAGACTTTGTATTTTTGTATTTTGCATGCGCAACACTACTGATGTAATTTCCATTCTGTTGTCATTGTAAaagacaatatttatttatgaaaaagactggtttttggttaTTTCATACGAAACTTattgttttcatgcaatttttaaaaaatgtcgAATGTCAACGATGCCTCGGTCTCGGGGCATGACAGTCAGGGTCTGGACATGTTGGTTAAAGGCTAGGCTCGAAGGACTTGGATTTGGTTTGGGCAAGGGTTTGGACAAATAACCGCATAAAATTAAGTAGGTTGTTTAGGCTTTTCCGAGGGTTCTAaatggcttgatttgggttgaaAAATGGTTGGCTAGGTGTTAGTAAGCTATggttaaagtttggttaagtttcgagttgattTGGGATAAAACCGGGACTtcagttcaagttttaaaaacgAATTACAAATTTAGTCGAGGAacttaagtttacgtctaagaaatgtttatgagtgtattttaaggtgttatggtgAGTTTAGATGAATCCGGGTCGTTGTTTTAAGGTCCAAGAGTTtattgggaaagttagggtttcaggggcaaagaggtcattttacacctgaaaattgTTATACGTCATGGCAGTATCCTGATgttgtaatgaatgttaaaatatttattttgaaaggtTATGGAGTTTTATGATGGAAAATGGTAAATGTTAAAGAAtgagttgcatgcttggtttcaataAAATGTTATACAGatggatttttataagtgatggatatgataaaatgttttGAAGGAGGTGATTTGATTGGCcaatatgaacatgaatacgaatactgtaaggtctaggaaattcgaactacaTAACtcgactgcatgcaatctagggttttatttaaaatatttgtttaatgatttttatgcatttttttGCATGAGTAAGGCATTGATAGATGTttatttcttgtttattttaaagtttcattcattaggattttaagttgtatttcgcgctcgaacaagTAACAGAGATCAGTAATAAtcgagaaaaatattttaattgaataattataattaattatttaatagcGGTGTATTTAAGGGGGAATTTTGAAAATGGacattggttgggtattttaaCTCGTCGGActgtattttaaaccggtacgcaaattttattgattcagaggactttttgagggttcgagcaatattttctaaaacataccaaaaaaaatatttttcgggggtgattttgggcttgatgggtttattttagtgC from Primulina tabacum isolate GXHZ01 chromosome 14, ASM2559414v2, whole genome shotgun sequence includes:
- the LOC142523855 gene encoding uncharacterized protein LOC142523855, whose amino-acid sequence is MHSNLELGKITPRQINEVSTSPIDQKLDSLTSLLENLVVGQVQQVKACGICMMVGHSTYMCPILQEDPPQQVNSIDGFPGQPQRRYDPYSNSFNPGWKDHPNFSYRNQGGQQEYPQQNYHKHPSPVQASNSGMSLDEIVKTLAEKTQKHQQETRASIQNLSTQVGQLATSIHKLEAQNLDNIPSQPVVNQRENLSAITLINCKELDVQEIGVQESAEQKEENEIKVEDKIINQDDALKGMFSPLFEYKPIPPFPLALHKKCESIKELNDTLCRGEINIPSLDSIKPVPRCAKTLKELCTTKKRHKLKGVKGKSDSGMFYIPCTIGDTRLEKAMLDLGAYINVMPDSFYNYLELGPLTETDIVIQLADRSTVYPGGVIEDVLVKLEILVFSADFYVLDMENDYLNSQILLKRPFLKTSKSVIDVNSGTLTMEFDGEIVKFNIYDTMKYPVSEITINTLDIANH